In Pseudomonas nunensis, a single window of DNA contains:
- a CDS encoding cysteine hydrolase family protein, translating into MSAKKALLVMDFINEIVHPEGVYAREGYYQQTQERGVLKNAASALKHARELQLPVIFIVVGFNAHYKEFPPHSRVFAPAKEHSVLKLDTWSTQVHDDLKPHEDEIVIAKSRVSPFYQTNLELVLRTQGIEELILTGVSTEHVVLATTLDGHDRDFIVTVLEDACSAVTQARHLAAMERISRTANISSTAHFITSSR; encoded by the coding sequence ATGTCTGCAAAAAAAGCATTACTGGTCATGGATTTCATCAACGAAATTGTCCACCCCGAAGGCGTTTATGCACGCGAGGGCTACTACCAGCAAACTCAGGAGCGCGGCGTGCTGAAGAACGCTGCCTCGGCCCTCAAGCATGCACGCGAACTACAGCTGCCCGTCATTTTCATCGTCGTAGGGTTCAATGCGCACTATAAGGAGTTCCCCCCTCACTCCAGAGTGTTTGCACCCGCCAAGGAACACAGCGTGCTGAAACTGGACACTTGGTCGACCCAAGTACACGACGACCTGAAGCCACATGAAGACGAAATCGTTATTGCCAAGAGCCGGGTCAGTCCGTTTTACCAGACCAATCTTGAATTGGTTCTGCGGACCCAGGGCATAGAGGAATTGATATTGACCGGAGTCTCGACCGAGCACGTCGTCCTCGCCACGACGCTCGACGGGCATGACCGAGACTTCATCGTCACCGTGCTCGAAGACGCCTGCTCGGCGGTTACGCAGGCGCGTCACCTGGCGGCCATGGAAAGAATCTCGCGCACGGCCAACATCAGCTCCACCGCCCACTTCATCACTTCGTCCCGATAA
- a CDS encoding cupin domain-containing protein, translated as MTPTVFNLLNVANEPDLITWSAHAQLDRNGARIHTLFECTESAQRIALIRCDAGASAAAHHHNGHETFLILDGDFEDENGVYLKGDLVIYPPGSTHAWKSSTGALIYATWGGTVTSAQITPAVAANSEEYDNSVYDGRHLV; from the coding sequence ATGACCCCTACAGTTTTCAATCTGTTGAACGTTGCCAATGAACCTGACTTGATCACCTGGTCAGCACACGCGCAACTGGATCGCAACGGCGCCCGTATTCATACCCTGTTCGAATGCACCGAAAGTGCCCAGCGCATTGCGTTGATTCGTTGCGATGCGGGCGCCAGCGCGGCGGCACATCATCACAATGGCCATGAAACCTTTTTGATCCTCGACGGTGACTTTGAAGACGAAAACGGTGTGTACCTCAAAGGAGACTTGGTCATTTACCCACCGGGCAGCACCCACGCCTGGAAGTCATCCACCGGCGCGCTGATTTACGCGACGTGGGGTGGCACGGTGACCTCGGCACAGATTACACCGGCCGTTGCCGCTAATTCGGAAGAGTATGACAACAGTGTCTACGATGGCCGGCACTTGGTATGA
- a CDS encoding aconitase family protein → MPLSRNPKLLFLSQDPLKMSRQLGGEALTLEQAAPLRDDISTDEITPIPVLAYFDDRLASYPYVGLKAGAMLPIGKDDVLSRGYEVTVAGKRYGKGSSREHSPLAEKKAGIRLVIAESFERIYRQNADNIGLLTSTDLSLVPRLLAGEEIPVSELIGTRDALSTAILKSGGLLHYGREHLSNEADLPADRSQELPAGPLTFAEKIIHRHLIKARGAERVDYGAGILMRTDWRFIHEYYTGLCAHLLHDCFGETFELHQPQSILAFEDHLSYKRRSPAHVGQNLVGELDALSRAHRDFAQQHGLKAHGYLSGEGSEGISHAMMAETYALPGQVVVGTDSHTPHSGALGCLAFGVGTTDMANAFMTGSVRAAYPQSLRISLLGRLSAGVTAKDLVLALLSDSRIKAGLGVGKIFEFSGPAVPYLSTDERTTLTNMTAELGGFTGIVVPDQETVRFLKERRNLDFALESWMTSDPGAIYADTIELDCGEILPMIASPGDPGNGRNLTDMTERVAIDIAYGGSCTAGKRDDFDHYFDVIKWALGQGLKCHPDVQLFLQFGTVDVREYCEQKDYLAAFRQFGVELLQPACGACANCGPGSSVDKDQVTISAINRNFPGRSGPGQVWLASPPTVVASAIAGYITSFSALRAQHQPRRVVGEDCHA, encoded by the coding sequence ATGCCCTTGAGCCGTAATCCAAAATTGCTGTTTCTGAGCCAAGATCCGTTGAAAATGTCACGGCAACTGGGGGGCGAAGCGCTGACCCTGGAACAGGCCGCACCGTTACGTGACGACATTTCGACCGATGAAATAACGCCAATTCCCGTGCTCGCGTATTTTGACGATCGCCTGGCGTCATACCCCTATGTCGGTCTGAAGGCTGGCGCAATGCTGCCCATCGGCAAGGATGATGTGCTTTCCCGGGGCTATGAAGTGACTGTCGCGGGCAAACGCTACGGCAAGGGCTCGTCACGTGAACACAGCCCCCTGGCGGAAAAAAAGGCTGGTATCCGCCTGGTGATTGCCGAAAGCTTCGAGCGCATCTACCGACAAAATGCCGACAATATCGGGCTCTTGACCTCAACCGACTTGTCATTGGTCCCGCGCTTGCTGGCCGGCGAAGAAATACCGGTCAGTGAATTGATCGGTACGAGAGACGCGCTGTCCACCGCCATTCTCAAAAGCGGGGGCCTGTTGCACTACGGCCGCGAACACCTGAGCAATGAGGCCGACTTACCCGCCGATCGCTCCCAGGAACTGCCCGCCGGCCCCCTGACCTTTGCCGAAAAAATCATCCATCGGCATTTGATCAAGGCCCGCGGAGCCGAGCGCGTCGACTACGGTGCGGGCATTTTGATGCGGACCGACTGGCGTTTCATTCATGAGTACTACACCGGACTCTGCGCTCATCTGCTCCACGATTGCTTCGGCGAGACGTTCGAACTTCACCAGCCACAATCGATCCTGGCGTTTGAGGACCACCTGTCTTACAAGCGCCGAAGCCCGGCGCACGTTGGACAAAACCTGGTGGGTGAACTCGATGCGTTATCTCGCGCTCATCGTGACTTTGCACAACAGCATGGGTTGAAGGCTCACGGCTATCTGTCTGGCGAAGGCAGTGAGGGCATATCCCACGCCATGATGGCGGAGACCTACGCGTTGCCTGGGCAAGTCGTTGTCGGCACGGACTCCCATACGCCTCACAGTGGTGCGTTGGGCTGCCTGGCGTTTGGCGTGGGCACCACCGACATGGCCAATGCCTTCATGACGGGGTCGGTAAGGGCCGCTTACCCGCAAAGCCTGCGCATCTCGCTGCTCGGCCGGTTATCAGCCGGGGTGACGGCCAAGGATCTGGTCTTGGCGCTGCTGTCTGACAGCCGCATCAAAGCCGGCCTGGGGGTGGGTAAAATTTTTGAATTCAGCGGCCCCGCCGTGCCTTATCTTTCGACCGATGAACGCACCACCCTGACCAACATGACGGCAGAGCTGGGGGGCTTCACCGGCATCGTCGTACCCGACCAGGAAACCGTGCGTTTTCTCAAAGAGCGACGCAACCTCGACTTCGCGCTCGAGTCCTGGATGACCAGCGATCCTGGCGCCATTTATGCCGATACGATAGAACTCGACTGCGGTGAAATCCTGCCGATGATCGCCTCGCCCGGAGACCCCGGGAATGGGCGCAATCTCACCGACATGACGGAGCGAGTCGCTATCGATATCGCTTATGGCGGCTCATGCACCGCTGGCAAGCGCGACGACTTCGATCACTACTTTGACGTGATCAAGTGGGCGCTCGGACAAGGGCTGAAGTGTCATCCCGACGTACAGTTGTTTTTGCAGTTCGGCACGGTCGATGTACGTGAATACTGTGAACAGAAGGACTACCTCGCTGCTTTCCGGCAATTCGGCGTAGAACTGCTGCAGCCGGCCTGCGGGGCCTGTGCGAACTGCGGGCCGGGGTCATCGGTCGACAAGGACCAAGTGACCATCAGCGCCATCAACCGCAATTTCCCGGGGCGCTCCGGTCCCGGTCAAGTGTGGTTGGCAAGCCCGCCTACCGTGGTCGCCAGTGCGATTGCGGGGTACATCACCTCGTTCAGCGCACTGCGCGCCCAACACCAACCCCGCAGGGTAGTTGGTGAGGACTGCCACGCGTGA
- a CDS encoding isochorismatase family protein has protein sequence MNQALLIIDVQPSFAPPQWLIHGIQSLIGTLPSVATVERHDEAKTPFQKQLGWHPAPDDDSLIRADRVFIKYGYAPTPETIEYLKSLKVDRVLVCGLQTETCCLAAGFALFDAGLQPTLITDLTVGSSLDRTGGLGVRLWEHHFGHTVSSRDL, from the coding sequence GTGAACCAAGCCCTCCTCATCATCGACGTACAACCCAGCTTCGCGCCGCCGCAGTGGCTGATCCACGGCATCCAGTCCCTCATTGGCACGCTCCCCAGCGTCGCCACGGTCGAGCGCCATGACGAAGCCAAAACCCCGTTCCAGAAACAACTCGGCTGGCACCCTGCACCGGACGACGACAGCCTGATCCGGGCCGATCGCGTCTTCATCAAGTACGGTTACGCGCCGACACCAGAAACCATCGAATATTTGAAAAGCCTGAAGGTGGATCGAGTGTTGGTTTGTGGGTTGCAGACCGAGACTTGCTGCCTGGCGGCCGGGTTTGCGCTGTTCGATGCGGGGTTGCAGCCGACGTTGATCACGGATCTGACGGTGGGATCATCGCTAGATCGTACGGGCGGGTTGGGGGTGCGGCTTTGGGAGCATCATTTCGGGCACACTGTGAGCTCGCGTGATTTGTAA
- a CDS encoding DUF6124 family protein, with the protein MKKPRLTLIKNPNFSDSDALDLNELTEAVERYRSARQSNPRSSVPMQNIFVVNPDIDTRTLLAYASENVALATSIAADLTTQLEEPHRSVAYAIHRLAVLAELSLNQLLANIEASESGIKPV; encoded by the coding sequence ATGAAAAAGCCCCGCTTGACCTTGATTAAAAATCCGAACTTCTCAGATTCGGACGCCCTCGATCTGAATGAACTCACCGAAGCCGTCGAACGCTATCGCAGCGCTCGCCAGAGCAACCCCAGATCTTCTGTTCCGATGCAAAATATTTTCGTCGTCAACCCGGATATCGACACGCGCACTCTGCTCGCTTACGCCAGCGAGAACGTGGCCTTGGCGACGTCTATCGCTGCCGATCTGACCACCCAGCTCGAAGAGCCGCATCGCAGCGTGGCATACGCGATTCATCGGCTGGCAGTTTTGGCAGAATTGTCGCTCAATCAATTGCTGGCAAACATAGAAGCGTCTGAGTCCGGGATCAAACCGGTCTGA